From Burkholderia savannae, a single genomic window includes:
- a CDS encoding LLM class flavin-dependent oxidoreductase, producing the protein MAKKKILLNAFDMNCVGHINHGLWTHPRDRSAHYTDLDYWADLARTLERGKFDGIFLADIVGVYDVYGGSADVALRESVQVPVNDPLLLVPAMAQVTKHLGFGVTANLTYEPPYLFARRMSTLDHLTKGRIGWNIVTGYLDSAARGMGLAKQIEHDDRYARADDYMDVVYQLWERSWDDDAVIRDRDARVFARPDKVRRVRHDGPYYSVDAIHLSEPSPQRTPVLYQAGSSARGVEFAAKHAECVFVNGQSKAAARSAVADIRAAAARIGRDPESIKIFAGITVVTDENERAAREKFDEYRRHANPEAGLAHFASSTGIDFSRFGLDEPIAHVKTDSIQSAVDAISKKSTTGAWTVRRILDQMPIGGRYHPVVGSPSQVADELAAWVDETGVDGFNVTRTVMPESFEDFVDRVVPELQNRGLYKEDYDSEPTLRAKLFGGSARLPGWHAGAQHRFGRARETEKA; encoded by the coding sequence ATGGCGAAGAAGAAGATCCTGCTGAACGCGTTCGACATGAATTGCGTCGGCCATATCAATCACGGCCTGTGGACGCATCCGCGCGACCGCTCCGCGCATTACACCGATCTCGACTACTGGGCTGATCTCGCGCGCACGCTCGAGCGCGGCAAGTTCGACGGGATCTTTCTGGCCGATATCGTCGGCGTTTACGACGTGTACGGCGGCAGCGCCGATGTCGCGCTGCGCGAATCGGTGCAGGTGCCCGTCAACGATCCGCTGCTGCTCGTGCCGGCGATGGCGCAGGTGACGAAGCATCTCGGCTTCGGCGTGACCGCGAACCTCACGTACGAGCCGCCTTATCTGTTCGCGCGGCGGATGTCGACGCTCGATCATCTGACGAAGGGCCGCATCGGCTGGAACATCGTCACGGGCTACCTCGACAGCGCCGCGCGCGGAATGGGGCTCGCGAAGCAGATCGAGCACGACGACCGCTATGCGCGCGCCGACGATTACATGGACGTCGTCTATCAGCTGTGGGAGCGCAGCTGGGACGACGACGCGGTGATCCGCGACCGCGATGCCCGCGTGTTCGCGCGCCCGGACAAGGTGCGTCGCGTGCGCCACGACGGGCCGTATTACTCGGTCGACGCGATTCATCTGAGCGAGCCGTCGCCGCAGCGTACGCCGGTGCTGTATCAAGCGGGATCGTCGGCGCGCGGCGTCGAGTTCGCCGCCAAGCACGCCGAATGCGTGTTCGTGAACGGCCAGAGCAAGGCGGCCGCGCGCTCGGCGGTGGCGGACATTCGCGCGGCCGCCGCGCGGATCGGGCGCGATCCGGAGTCGATCAAGATCTTCGCGGGCATCACGGTCGTGACGGACGAGAACGAGCGGGCCGCGCGCGAGAAGTTCGACGAATATCGGCGCCACGCGAATCCGGAAGCGGGGCTCGCGCATTTCGCGAGCTCGACCGGCATCGATTTCTCGCGCTTCGGCCTCGACGAGCCGATCGCGCACGTGAAGACCGATTCGATCCAGTCGGCGGTCGACGCGATCTCGAAGAAGAGCACGACCGGCGCGTGGACCGTACGACGCATCCTCGATCAGATGCCGATCGGCGGGCGCTATCACCCGGTCGTCGGCTCGCCGTCGCAGGTCGCGGACGAGCTCGCGGCGTGGGTCGACGAAACGGGTGTCGACGGTTTCAACGTCACGCGCACGGTGATGCCCGAGTCGTTCGAGGATTTCGTCGACCGGGTCGTGCCCGAGCTGCAGAATCGCGGCCTTTATAAGGAGGACTACGATTCGGAGCCGACGCTGCGCGCGAAGCTGTTCGGCGGAAGCGCTCGGCTGCCCGGCTGGCATGCGGGCGCGCAACACCGGTTCGGCCGCGCGCGCGAAACCGAGAAAGCATGA
- a CDS encoding MetQ/NlpA family ABC transporter substrate-binding protein, protein MQSRLVLARIARRASRVVAAALASAALAAPLVHAESAPLKVGIATSPQIDALKIAAKEAKAQGLDVKIVEFTDWNTPNAALANKDIDVNYFQHIPFLENAKKQGGYDFVTIAPGTIMKIGLYSKKIKSFDQLKDGATVAIANDPVNGGRGLLLLQRAGLIKLKPGTDYRATTRDIVVNPKHLKIVQLEASQLARSLDDVDLAQGYPSFIKLAGTADPNSALLFDGLENKLFALQWVVRPESVGDPRIRKFIAIYQHSPAVRKALDNAFGSLYAVAW, encoded by the coding sequence ATGCAGTCTCGCCTCGTTCTTGCGCGCATTGCCCGGCGCGCTTCGCGCGTCGTTGCCGCCGCGCTCGCGAGCGCGGCGCTCGCCGCGCCGCTCGTGCATGCCGAATCCGCGCCGCTGAAGGTCGGCATCGCGACGAGCCCGCAGATCGACGCGCTGAAGATCGCCGCGAAGGAGGCGAAGGCGCAGGGGCTCGACGTGAAGATCGTCGAATTCACCGACTGGAACACGCCGAACGCCGCGCTCGCGAACAAGGATATCGACGTCAACTACTTCCAGCACATTCCATTCCTCGAGAACGCGAAGAAGCAGGGCGGCTACGATTTCGTCACGATCGCGCCGGGCACGATCATGAAGATCGGCCTCTATTCGAAAAAGATCAAAAGCTTCGACCAACTGAAGGACGGCGCGACGGTCGCGATCGCGAACGATCCCGTCAACGGCGGACGCGGCCTGTTGCTGCTGCAGCGCGCGGGGTTGATCAAGCTGAAGCCGGGCACCGATTACCGTGCGACGACGCGCGACATCGTCGTGAATCCGAAGCATCTGAAGATCGTGCAGCTCGAGGCGTCGCAGCTCGCGCGATCGCTCGACGACGTCGATCTCGCACAAGGTTATCCGAGCTTCATCAAGCTCGCGGGCACGGCCGATCCGAACAGCGCGCTACTGTTCGACGGGCTCGAGAACAAGCTGTTCGCGCTGCAATGGGTCGTGCGGCCGGAGAGCGTCGGCGATCCGCGCATCCGCAAGTTCATTGCGATCTACCAGCATTCGCCGGCGGTCAGGAAGGCGCTCGACAACGCGTTCGGCTCGCTGTACGCGGTCGCTTGGTGA
- a CDS encoding LuxR family transcriptional regulator: MSICSFNEILSATCKKSLFEQTAYHVRQLGFKNFAYRHQIAGMSSSRCMLDGFPAEWRLRYDAADYLSIDPVVQHCRCRTVPLIWNDELYTTGRAKTMRDEAKSYGLVYGLSCPVHDRSGAISMLSMATDDPFERDTIDVLRLLSLSQLLASFVHAAMQELLDCRLRRQGSCDLTARERESLQWAGRGKTAWEISKILGISERTVVFHLSNAARKIGANNRAQAVVIASARGMI; the protein is encoded by the coding sequence TTGTCAATTTGTTCGTTTAACGAAATTCTGAGCGCGACTTGCAAGAAGAGCCTCTTTGAGCAGACGGCGTACCACGTGCGTCAACTGGGCTTCAAGAACTTTGCGTATCGGCATCAGATCGCCGGGATGTCGTCGAGCCGCTGCATGCTCGACGGATTTCCCGCCGAATGGCGCCTGCGATACGACGCCGCCGACTATCTCTCGATCGATCCCGTCGTTCAGCACTGCCGTTGCCGGACCGTGCCGCTGATCTGGAACGACGAGCTTTACACGACGGGCCGCGCGAAGACGATGCGCGACGAAGCGAAGTCGTACGGCCTCGTCTATGGGCTCAGTTGCCCCGTTCACGATCGAAGCGGTGCGATCAGCATGCTCAGCATGGCGACCGACGATCCGTTCGAGCGCGACACGATCGACGTACTGCGGCTGCTGAGCCTGTCGCAACTGCTCGCGAGCTTCGTGCATGCGGCGATGCAGGAGCTGCTCGACTGCCGGCTGAGGCGGCAGGGCTCGTGCGATCTGACGGCGCGCGAGCGCGAATCGCTGCAATGGGCGGGGCGCGGCAAGACGGCTTGGGAAATCTCGAAGATCCTCGGCATTTCGGAGCGGACAGTCGTGTTTCATTTGTCGAACGCCGCACGCAAGATCGGCGCGAACAATCGCGCGCAGGCGGTCGTCATCGCATCGGCGCGCGGAATGATCTGA